CGAAGAACGCCGCGGTGGGGATGGTGCCCGAGATCAGCACCCACAGCAGCTTGCCGAACTTCCACTTGGCCTTGGAGCCCAGGTCAAAGGCGAAGACCAGGTAGATGATGTAGAGCACGCCGTGGATCTGGGAGACGACGAGGGTGAGGTCCTTGCCCATCCCGAAGCCGTACTTGAAAACCATGCAGGTGCAGAGCACCAGCAGCATCACCGCGGTGACGTAGGCCATCGCCCGGTAGCGGGTCAGGACGCTTCGCTTCATGCCCCGAGCGTAACCAGCCGTTCCGGGGCGATCTTCGCCGCCCCCCTGCGAACGCCGGGACCTACTCGTCGGTGAAGTCGTCCGCCGCCACCCGCAGCGGCCGCAGCAGCGCGAAGATCTCCGCGCACTCCTCGGCGTCATAGGCCCCGAGCCCGAAGTCCATCGCCATCAGGTCGCGGGTGGCCGCGTCACACACCTCGCGGCCCTTGTCCGTGATGGTGGCGAGGGTGCCCCGCCCGTCGTTCGGATTCGGCCGCTTGGCGACGAGCCCGGACTTCACCAGCCGGTCGACGGTGTTGGTCACCGAGGTGGGGTGCACCATCAGCCGCTCGCCGATCTTCGACATCGGCAGCTCACCGGCCTTGGAGAAGGTCAGCAGCACCAGCGCCTCATAGCGCGCGAAGGTCAGTCCGTACGGCTTGACCACCGCGTCCACCTCGGACAGCAGGATCTGATGGGCGCGCATGATCGAGGTGATCGCGGCCATCGAGGGCACGGCGCCCCATCGCTGCTGCCACAGTTCATCGGCGCGCGCGATGGGATCGAAAGCAAGGCTGAGCGGCTTCGGCACGCCTCCGACACTACCCGGCGGTCATATGGTGGTCAGCCGCGTCTCATTTTCCGGTCTCCGGAACCGGCCCGTCCGTTCCGCGCACCGCTCCGGCGCACGCCCGGTCCGCTCCCACCGGCCCCCGCTCCGTCCGCCGCACCTCGAAGATCACCGCGAGCACGCAGACCGCCCCCAGCACCCCCGCGGCCGGCATCACGACCCGCAGGGGTGCGTACTCCGCGCCGACCCCGGCCAGCCCCATCGCCAGCCCCATCACCGTCATCCGCCCCGCCTGCATCACCGTCATCGCCTGGCCCAGCAGCTCGTCGGGGACCGCGGCGACGAACCAGCGGTCGACCCCGAAGTTGTACGAGATCCCGGTGCCGGTCAGCACCAGCAGCAGCACCGCCCAGCCGAGCGAGGGCTGCGCGGCGAAGCCCAGCGAGGGCAGCACCGCGAAGACGCCCATGGGGAAGGTGAGCCGGGCACGGGCCCGCGGTCCCAGGAACGTGCCCACCAGGCTCTCGGCCACCACCGCGCCGACGGGCATGGCGCACATCAGCAGCCCCGTGCCGGCCGGCCCGACGCCGAGCAGACCGGCGTAGGCGACCAGCAGCGCCTCGGGGATCACGACGAACGCCGGCGGCAGCCAGGTCAGCAGCAGCAGCGCCCGCACCCGGCGGTCGGCCAGCAGCCGCCGGATCCCGCCCAGCGAGGCCGCCAGCAGCGCCCCGCGCTCCGCTCCCCGCGCCCCGTCCCGCGCCGGCCGCGCCAGGGTCCCCAGCCGCAGCAGCAGCGCCGACCCGAGGAACGCACCGGCGGTGAGCGCGAGCACCGCCCCCGGCGACACCACGACGAGCAGCAGCCCGCCCGCGGCGAACCCGGCGAGCTGCGCGCTCTGGTTCACGATGCGGATCACCGAGCGCCCCAGGACGAACAGCTCCCCCTCGCCGAGGATCTCCCCCAGCGTCGCGGCCCGGGTCCCGGCGAAGACCGGCGCGATGGCCGCGAGCACAC
This genomic stretch from Streptomyces nigrescens harbors:
- a CDS encoding DUF3817 domain-containing protein is translated as MKRSVLTRYRAMAYVTAVMLLVLCTCMVFKYGFGMGKDLTLVVSQIHGVLYIIYLVFAFDLGSKAKWKFGKLLWVLISGTIPTAAFFVERQVVREVEPLIAGDAPEPVQA
- a CDS encoding MarR family winged helix-turn-helix transcriptional regulator yields the protein MPKPLSLAFDPIARADELWQQRWGAVPSMAAITSIMRAHQILLSEVDAVVKPYGLTFARYEALVLLTFSKAGELPMSKIGERLMVHPTSVTNTVDRLVKSGLVAKRPNPNDGRGTLATITDKGREVCDAATRDLMAMDFGLGAYDAEECAEIFALLRPLRVAADDFTDE
- a CDS encoding MFS transporter, coding for MPSPSGPAPSGRLPVCPDTGAADTGPQGGPARPDGYRAVFAVPEFRFVFAAHLLSSLGVVVCEIALSVLVFRLTASPLLSALTFALGLLPYVVGGTLLSAVADRYPARRVLVGCDVLCALAAAGMVVPGTPVVVLLVLRCVLAAIAPVFAGTRAATLGEILGEGELFVLGRSVIRIVNQSAQLAGFAAGGLLLVVVSPGAVLALTAGAFLGSALLLRLGTLARPARDGARGAERGALLAASLGGIRRLLADRRVRALLLLTWLPPAFVVIPEALLVAYAGLLGVGPAGTGLLMCAMPVGAVVAESLVGTFLGPRARARLTFPMGVFAVLPSLGFAAQPSLGWAVLLLVLTGTGISYNFGVDRWFVAAVPDELLGQAMTVMQAGRMTVMGLAMGLAGVGAEYAPLRVVMPAAGVLGAVCVLAVIFEVRRTERGPVGADRACAGAVRGTDGPVPETGK